TTTTCAATGAGTTAAAGTACTTGCATGGGTCTAACTGGAAATATTAGTAAAGGCTGCATCATAATTAGCTGTTCTTAGGCTCTCTCATAGACCATATGTCACTGTAAAGAAGCACAAGTTAAATAATAAAGCTGTGGCTGaactatttttttattacttctgTTTCAGGATCCTGGTATTTTTATGTGCCATCTTACTGTCAGACTGCCATCGTTTACTGGGACACTTGAACAGAACATGATATTGGTAACACAGATGCTTTTccttctgtgaaaacaaaaatctctgTTGTGAAAAAGGCCTTTTAAAAGTATAAGTTCACTTACACACCTAAAGGGAGTGGGGACGCCATCCATAAAATTAGTTGCACAGTGTAAATATTTCTGCCTCAAGGAAGTTAATGAGGGTTTTAGAGTCAAGGTTTTGCATTAACTTTGACTTTGAATTTGGTTGATACATCTTGTGTATCATACCTCCATTATGCAGATTATGTTTTTGGAAGGAattatctgtctgtttgttagttagcagaaaaactactggacacGTTTtaacgaaacttggtggaagaattggctatgagtcaggaaagaacccgTTCATTTTTGGTGCGGATATGGATATGGGGgccatttttcactttctttaataatGCGAGATAGAATAAAATGCAacttttttgttgatttctggAGAATAACTCATGGATGTTGCTGAAATGTTTTGAGGACTGTATCAGTGTGTGGAATAcgctgcagatccaaattaaaatctggatcttgtgaattgatatgtggtttcatgagaTTATTGAGATTATATCATGCATATGCAGTCTAGTCCCACTGATATCCAACACACATCCCGAAGAAGAAACATgttgaaaactaaaaaaacatgtctgtgcagtGATAACAACATTCATATTAATATCTCGTCTCCTTTgatagtgtgtgtttggtgaaaGGAAAACTAAACTTGACTGTTGATGTTCATAGCCCACATTATAACGTGGAGGggtgtgtgttctctgcagtCTTTGTTTTCAGTAGACTGAACAACAGGTTGTGTTTCATGTTCGTGCTGTTCAACTAGTTCTTCACGTTCCCTGCACACAGCTTAATTAATAAATGCTCACTGGCAactacagaaaatacacaacatgcaATGAGTATTGTGTTTAAACTCTTTACACGCTACTTTCAACACATGATTACCGACCAGATACCAAAATACTGGTGTTGAACAAAGTATagtgtttagttttatttcaaacgagcaaaaacaaacaacgcACACTAACCACGTGCCTTTAAATGCTGTAACTTTGGTTCCATCTACTATTAGAACAGATGTCAGAGATCGACAGATGGAAACTGTGGCCACCTACTTGTTTTCTTGTCACGGTACTTCTTATCCACCTCGGTCCAGGTGAAGTACCAGCCCGTCAGCACCGCCCGGTGTCTCTTGTTCCCGACCCACAGGCTGGACTCCAGCCTCAGGTCTGTCTCCATCTGGAACCACTGCGCTCTCAGGTTGGGCGTCTCTCTCTCCCGTGTGTCTCTTGATCACATTTTTATCCCCATAACTTTCTACATCCTTCAGAATCAGCAGCGGGTTGACTGTGGATGGATCTTGAAGAGCTTCAAATTTAGAGCATTATTCCAACGTTGAAGACAGCGCCTGACAGGAGTGTTATTCTAAACACAGCCTCCACTCCCTCCCTGCTGACACCTGCTCCATTCACATGTTCCTCTCTGCTGATTGGATGTCACGAGTTGAAGAATACGCAACATATCAGCTAATGCTGATAGCTTCTCACAagttagatttttattttatttattcactcaattgtgtttatttgatggGTGAATATATGCATACATTAATAAAGACTAATGTGGAAAAAATTATTCTACTCAGTAATGTGACAACATGGATAATACGCAATGATATTAaggatgaaatataaataaatgctgCTCTTCATATTTGCAGACTCGGTGTGAAAACCATACATTTCTGTAAGCGTCTGGGGCCGTGATCTGTACTCTTCTTTGCCTGGTTGACAATCCTGTCTTGCATGAAATACTTGGCCCCAAAGTGCATAAAGTGTAATGTAGTGCACAACACTAATCTGACTCCTTGGTTAAATGAACTCTTCAAAACATTGCACGTCTGGATTacaacttttattgtgaaattccggcacacacacacacacacacacacaccggaaCCGGAAACGCGTACCATTATTGTGGCACGCTCCTTCCgctcctccctttctctgctAGCGAGTTGAGTCAAGTATCGAGACGAGTCCTCTACCCTCGGTCCTGTAACTAGTATGAATTGATTGGTTCGCACAGAgcagtttatttctgtttcctcGGAGCACACAGCGAACCACCGAACAACATGAACATACGAAACGCGAGGGTGAGTGTTTCCGAAGCCCTCCCGGCAGCCATGCTGCTTCTGCTGTTAGCTTAGCTAGTTCCCGCAGCATACACGTTAGCTCACCTATTAATACCGCAGATAAACGGGCGTTGCGTTGAGTCACGCAGCTTCCTGAcgtgcagtttgttttgtttcattacaGCCGGAGGACCTGATGAACATGCAGCACTGTAACCTGCTGTGTCTTCCAGAAAACTACCAGATGAAGTACTACTTCTACCACGGTCTGTCCTGGCCTCAGGTCAGTTTAGCCCCGTGCTAACAACACCACTGCTGCTCTGAGCTGGGTCCTCTCTGTCAGTACATTTCTCTGACCGACtccattgtgtgttttcactttcagcTCTCATACATTGCAGAGGACGAAAATGGCAAAATTGTGGGATACGTGTTGGCAAAGATGTGAGTCTCTAGAATCAGACGTGTTGGTTTTACTTTGCAGAGACTTTCTTATTATATTGATGAAAGCACTGACTCTTTCTAGGGAGGAGGATCCTGATGATGTACCCCATGGACACATCACATCCCTGGTCAGTCTGCACGAGAGACACCTCTCACATCTCCCTTCTCTGTATTATGAAGTATGAATTATTACTGTGGTATGTGAAGTAAAAAAACCCAACCTTCTCTGTGTAATCCAGGCAGTGAAGCGCTCCCACAGACGCCTGGGACTTGCTCAGAAGCTGATGGATCAGGCCAGCAGGGCCATGATAGAAAACTTTAATGCTAAATACGTCTCACTTCATGTTCGTAAAAGGTACCTTTTTAAATGATTGCATGTTTTATATGTTGCCTGTTTACAAAGTTCagtctgtcattttagttagGCTCTGACTGTCGTTCTTAGGGCTCCTGTGTATATTTACCGTTCCTTCCTTTCCACTGCAGCAACCGGGCGGCCCTGCACCTGTACTCCAACACACTCAAATTCCAGTAAGTTCTCACTACCAATATTGTAttatatcttattttttttaatacattgtTAATACTCTGGGGATAGCAGTATCCATGGCCATACACAGCTTTACATAAATAATGAGGTCAGAATTAAATCCATAGTAGATCAATATGTTgaagtctgagaccactttcCTGTTAACTCAACATACATGTTGAATGATAGGTAACTAGATATTGCATCACAGAAATGATACATATCTCTGCAGTCAGACAAACAAATTGCTCAAATGAACAATCAGCCCATAAATACATTGCATTAGTTCAGTTTCATTAAGTAATTAGAGCAGTACACGTTCAGTGCTTCATCAGGCTTCAGTGTATGTTGCTGCAGAAGTTGGCACCACCTCCAGTTCTTCAGCgcacactgtaaaaaaagtCTCATTCATACCCATCAGGTGAATCTGTGGGATTTTATTACTGGgtgtttaaaacacaacatgtaatAATTCCAGTATtggtctaaaaaaaaaaacacagcccTGCTCATCCCCCAGACTCAAAGACTTCAATATTATTTGGACTCTCGCCTATTTAGATTTGAAGTTTGAAGGAAATGTTCTCCTCATTCCCAAGACATAAAATTTGCAGGAAATATTGTattcttaatttatttatttatttattttaaaatttgtatttaGATACATGTATCTATATATCGAAAACCACTGAAATCATTATCTTCAACAATGGCGGTTACAACCCTGAACGATATTTATAGTGACTTAAAcccttgtgttgttttgttatttgtttaCAGGATTAGTGAGGTGGAGCCTAAATACTACGCAGATGGGGAGGATGCATACGCCATGAAGAGAGACCTGGCCAACATGGCCGATGAGGTAACTTTATTACATGTATTCACTGTTAGGTCTACATGACACGACTTTCACAAACCGCTGGTTACCTCAGTGGACGTGTAGCACTGCCGAACTCAACTCAAGCTGATACTGACCCtgaatgtgttgtttctttttctttatgtcCCGCAGCTGAGGAAGCCTGGAGTGCGTGTGGCGGGCCAGGAGGCGCCTTCTGGCCAGAGCCATTCGGGTGCTGGTgaccaggagagagagagcgagagagacagcgGAGGAGAGAGCAAAGAGCTGAGTGAAGTCAGCGAGGCAACAGAAAGCACAGACGTTAAAGATTCATCCTCTGATTCACAATGACGCTGCGGTTctagacatttttaaattcgCCCTTCACTTGCTCTTTTTATCTATTTGACAATGTTCTGACAGAATCTCTGGCTTCACCAACTGTGACTGCATTGACGCCACTTCAACATTTCCATCACTAATGTCTTTTGAATCTTGCAGCAATAAACAAAGACTCTTGGATTATGACAGTAATTGTGATGAAAGCTAAATGAAGTTATAATCAATGAATGgcttcaatgtttttattggaTTGCTGTTGTCATTTCCAAAAGTGGCCCCAAGCTCTGTGAGATTTACAGCATTGAAAAACCTCTGCTCTTCAGTTAATTATTTAACTGAATTGCTGCAAATAAATCTTTCAAATAATACTTTTggtatatttttttaacttgcGCATCCTCAGTTAATCACTATTTAATGTGttcaatgaaatatttatatattaagcTAAATCAATTAATTGTCAAGCATAGTTGAAATAAAACCGTCCACACAGccagtgaaaataaatctgctgtATCTACTCTATAACTAATAATCTTCATATGCAGGAGGTATAAAAGTTCCATATGAACAACTTGCCATTGTTGTGGTACAGCTCCATCAGCATGTGCAGGATTTGAATATTTGAGTTTGGCGACTCTTGGTGGTGGCATTACAAAAGGCAAGAAAGCGTTGAACGATAATATCCCACAACAGAATAGACACTTAAACATTAATGTCACAATGAATACAACTTTGACAGGAGTATAATGAAGTAATGCCACATATAGACCAGTCAACAGTATAACACCATTTTTTCAGTTGTAACTGGATCATAAAATATGTCTTTTGTTGTACTTGGgaaatgagaaacaaacaactaagATTGAAAAAAGGAACCTCAGACCCTAATTCATTATACATTTTAGTTCATTCAGTAAACAAACACTGGTAACGTTTTATCTGCAGAGGAAAGTTCCTCCCAGCATTGTTGCAGAAGTTTTCACAAATGTGTGGCAGTTacactttgctttgttttcaccTTCTTCTCACTTCATCCAAAGTCAGCTACCGTTCTATTTCTTCAGATTACGTTTCTATAGAATTCAGCATTTGATCTGTCCTCTGATTAAAAATATTCACCCTACTTCCTTCATCAGGTTGCAGTAACAGTTGGTTACAACTTTGTGCAGACGAAGGGGATTGCATTATGAActttttgtatttactttgaaGACTATATTTACCCCAATTTCTGCAGAAACTCTGTGGTAACTGATTTCTTAATCCCTCAAACAGGCGTGTTTGTTGAATTTACATGATTTCTCAGTTTTAACCTTTACTGAGAGATTTCTTTGTGTAATGTTCACTGGTCCTGGACTTTGAAAAGTGTTGTTCACCCTCATTTACTGCTGGACTAAAAGATACTGTTTTGAAAATCATGTCATGACACCTTGAATACATTTCAACATTCTTTACTTGGCACAATTCATTTGGGGATTATGCAACTTCATTTTACTCTTCGTTTGAGGAAGGAAACAAGTGGGGGAGAAGTAAATGAAAGATAACAGCAAATTATGCAGAATGACCTTTTAGAGAGTTGGCCTGTTTGTCACAAATTGAAATAACTCAGTTTCACACCTTCATGCAATGTTACACTTTGCATCGAGAGGTGAGAGAAGACGAAGGCGCTGCTGCCATTCAAGACAAGTCCTCCACTGTGACGAGGCTCAGTTTAATGAATTCATTTGCAATCACTGCAATAGTTTTCTgccactgtgtgtatgtgatgaatgtgactGGGGACGTTCAAATAGTCTCTGTAGCTGTAGATCACTCATCAAAAACTGTAAGTGAGCAGATAGTGGACTCCCTGAATTCCCACCCTGAGCATTCAGGGCTTTTCCTTTTTACAAATCCGACTGTAAAGCTGCTGATTTCCTGCAGCAGCCAGTGAGGAGGGTCTAATCAGTGAAAACAGCTGGCGTGTGATTGGACTGAGGAGCTGCTGTGGAGGTTCAGGAGGCAGCATGAAAGGGAGGGGAAGGACTTGACTAAGGAGGTTTACACttgcacaatcacacacatacacacacacacacacacagagtgatgcCTCAGAAACTCAGTGAGATGAGGggtgagaaaaggagagagagtgtcagagagagagagagtcagatgAGTTCTACTCCACCCACATCCATCCGTTTCCAATGTGAGGGGGAGGTGAAACAGTTGAGAGCTTATTGTGCTATTAACTGGCATTATTTAGTTGCCTCAGTCTGGAGAAAAGGCTTGTCAGGACTGCTCCTCATCAGGTAGGACTACTTCTTTTTACCGGATGTAAGAAACTTTTTTATTAAGCTTGATTTCTCGTCAAAACCAGGCAGTGACATTTAGCCAGTTTagctgtaaataaacatgtgttTGTCCTGCACACTGTACGCTGTCATGAAGCATTGATCTGCTTGATTACTTTAACTATGTCACTATTGGGTGCAGACAAGGCCCTGAGGCCTTTTTAACTGTTTCACAGTTCAGGCCGCCTCGATGTGTTGGTACTTGTGGGAAAAACTCAAAACGAAAAGCACAGCACTATGACACACTATGACAGCGAgtgaaaaagcagcagcagagaggtttAACTCTAACGTGTATAAAAATACAGCCGCAGGTTGTGACAACAGGAGGATGTGATTCACTGCTGATGACAGGGAGAAGGAATGAGGAGGTTAAGTGGAAAATGGTGACATATTCTGGAAAAATGACACACGCTCCTTTCTACATGGAGTTTTGGGATTGCTGTAATGTTGCTGAGGCATTTTGAGGTCAGTTGTGTCTCAgttgggagaaagtggagaggGCACATTTCAGCTGACCAGAATGCTGATGAGTGACGTttgccttgaaaaaaaaaaaaacagggaagtattaagggggggggggggtgaaccTAAGGTTGTGATCCAGCAAGAAATTACCcaactcttcctctttctgatGTACACTGAATGTCGTCCTgataaataatgttttgcagAAATCAATGCCTTAGCTGTTGATTCTCAGAGGCCGTCAAATGATCATGACTGACATGCAGTGACTTGCTGCAGTCACACTAGCGTGCAACAGGATAAAAATGGACCTGAAGCTGAAGCTCTCATGTTCGTCATGTCTCACGTTGTTTTCAGCCTAAAATTGGATTAACTTTACTTTTTCCCCTGTTATTGCAGATTCACAGTCATGTGCTGTGGAGGTGTAAGGTCAATGTTGTTTTCGTTCTGTATGCTTTGAGTGAGTATCACTAAAAACACTGGTAGCTTTAGCATGAACATCCCCACAGAGTTGTACGCCTTGTGGTTCATCCTATTTTCAGGGCAGCTGCGATGTTGGAGCTATTTTTGCACCTCGTGCATTTGTGCAGCGTGTCCGGTGCAGCAGGCAGCACATGCCAGCTGGTTCTCTCGTTGTGTGCCGCTCAGCAGAGCACAGCAAGAGGGTGGCCAGGTTTGAAGAGATGTGTTACAGTAAGATGAACGTGCTCTATTCTCATACTTTCTGTGGCAGGAGGAAGTTAGCATGGCCTTCATGGAGGGAAGGGGGTTGTTTCAGCGCTCAAGAGTATGACAGCTTAAAATGAGGCATGCTGCAAGGGGGCAACAGTCGATCACAGGCCTTGATAACATTGTCCAGTAAAGAACAGAATAGCTTGCATGCACATAAAAACACTAATTTTACAAGAGAAGTAAAAAGAACGGAGGTGCTGATATTTCATACTGGATGGtgataacaaaacattttcttatttttatacaGAATTCCACCCAGTTGGAGCAACAATGACTTCCCATGTGAAAATCCGTAGGGAGAAGATTGGTATGGTGGACTAcgacacacaaataaaaggtgattaaatacctttgaatgtgTACCACTCTCTCAACTGCCCATGTTCCCTGTGATCAACATGTGGCCTTTTTGCAGgaaaaacattgtaaaattTGTTTCTCGCCCACAGCAGAGTCTTAGAATGAGTCACATTTTCTTGATTCCTTCTCTTTCCCCTGTCTGCTGTTCTTTCTCCCCTTCATTCGTCATCTCTCAGAGGTGCGTTGCCAGCTTGCAGACCAACTGAAGGTGTTGGACTTGCAACTTGAGCAGAAGAGCCAGCAGCTGCAAGACCTGACAGATTACCTGCGGCGGCGGGGTGAGATTGAAAGCGAGTATGCACGCTCCCTCGAAAAGCTTGCTGAAAGGTTTACGTCCAGAATTAAGAGGTAACGGACCACATGCTTTACTAAATTAACTAGCGGTCCATTTGAGGATGCTGTTTTGCAGTATCCCTCATTATATCCAGCACATGGTTTGTCCCTTTGACTTCAGGAAAGATCCCAGCAGTCACTCAGTGGCTAAAGTCTGGCTGGCCCTGCTGTCCCAGACCCGGCTGGAAAGTAGGGACCATAATGGACTGAGCGAGAGCTG
This sequence is a window from Paralichthys olivaceus isolate ysfri-2021 chromosome 6, ASM2471397v2, whole genome shotgun sequence. Protein-coding genes within it:
- the naa10 gene encoding N-alpha-acetyltransferase 10, whose protein sequence is MNIRNARPEDLMNMQHCNLLCLPENYQMKYYFYHGLSWPQLSYIAEDENGKIVGYVLAKMEEDPDDVPHGHITSLAVKRSHRRLGLAQKLMDQASRAMIENFNAKYVSLHVRKSNRAALHLYSNTLKFQISEVEPKYYADGEDAYAMKRDLANMADELRKPGVRVAGQEAPSGQSHSGAGDQERESERDSGGESKELSEVSEATESTDVKDSSSDSQ